The Rhodoferax ferrireducens T118 DNA segment CCCAAAACCGACACCTACGAAATCTGGTTCGGTCGCTCGCTGTGCGCACCGGGCGGCTTGCTGATTGACGGCTGCAAGGCGGCCTAGGGCGACGAGCGGGCGAATATTCACCCGTATCAAAGCGGGATAATGTTTGACGCCGTCACCGGCCAACCCCAGCTTGCCGCCATGCGCCCGATTTTCAGACCCGCACTCGTGAACGATCCGTTCGGCGACCCTGGCCTGTACGTTGATTTCAAGTTCGAGAAGCGGGCTTTGTTGTTCGATCTGGGGGATCTCACGGCGCTGCCACCGAAAAAGCTGCTGCGCGTTTCAGATGTCTTCGTCTCGCACACCCACATGGACCACTTTTTCGGTTTCGACCGGCTGCTTCGCCTCTGCCTCGGCCGCAACACAAGCTTGCGCCTGTATGGCCCACCGGGTTTTGCGGCCCAAGTCGAACACAAGCTCGCCGGCTACACCTGGAACCTGGTCGAGAACTATCCCGGCGACTTTTTTATGGACGCCTGGGAGCTTGATGCCAACTGGCAGGCCCGCGGCACCCGCCTGCGCTGCCGCAATCGGTTTCGCGCCGAGCCGCTGGCGGCGCGGCATTTGCCGGGCGGCGTGCTGCTCGACGAGCTGGCGTTTCGCGTGCGCGCGGCGTTTCTCGACCACGGTACCGCCTGCCTTGGCTTCGCGGTCGAGGAAAAGATCCACGTCAACGTGTGGAGGAACCGGCTGGCCGAACTCGGGTTGGCGGTCGGGCCGTGGCTGAAGGAACTCAAGGATGCCGTGCTGCGCAACGCACCTGACGCGACAACGGTGCGCGCCTGCTGGCGCGACGGCAGCGGCGAGCATGAACGTGTTTTATCCCTTGGTTTGCTCAAGGCCGCGGTCTTGCGGCAGGTCGAGGGCGAGAAGATCTGCTATGTGACCGACGTCGCCTTTCACCCGGACAACGTCCAACGCATCACGGCACTGGCGGCCAACGCGGCGCAGTTATTCATCGAATGCGTATTTCTCGACCAGGATGCCGACCATGCGGCCCGAAAACATCATCTCACCGCGCGCCAGGCGGGCAGCATCGCGCGTGCGGCCGGCGCCAAACTGGTCATTCCGTTTCATTTTTCGCCACGCTACGCCGACCGCGAGGCGGACTTGCGCCGGGAGATCGAGGCGGCAGCGGCTGCCACCTGACGTCAGCCAAACGCCTGTTTCACAAACTCGTCCAGTGCCAGCCGCTTTTCGTCGGCAGCCAGTTCCAGTTTCTCCGCCAGATCAAGCTGAGCGGTCGTCGGGCCAGAGCCGTCACCCGCAGCGGCCTTAACAAAGGCTTGCGTCACTCTAAGCCGCGCTGTGCGCGCTTCCTGGTTGACAGCTTGCCAGTCGGCTTGCATCGCTGCCCATCTTTCACCGTCTTCAACCTTCGGCATATCCGCCTCCTTCACTTGTCGCCAACGTAGGGTTACGGCCGATGAGACGTTGACCCGGCGACCGGCCATTTGAGAAAACGCAAAGACCGGCAGGGCGGGGCGTAGCCAAGCCGCCGAATGCCCCCAAAAAACACCCGCTAAACTAGCCGTCGTCCCACATGCGCCAGCGGCTGCAAAAATAGTAGTAATCAATCCATGACCCCAAACATCGAAACCGTCGAAGAAGATGACGAAATCAGCTTGCTAGACCTGCTGCAAGTCGTCGCCGACAACCTGCGCCTGCTGGTGCTGGCGCCCCTGACCGCCGGCCTGCTGGCGCTGGGCATCAGCTTTGCCATCGCCCCCACCTTTACCGCCACCACCAAATTCATGCCGCCGCAGCAACAGCAAAGCGCGGCGGCTTCCATGTTGTCAAGCCTGGGCGCCCTGGGCGGTCTGGCCGGCGCAGCCACCGGTCTCAAGAACCCGGCTGACCAATACGTCGCCTTCCTCAAAAGCCGCAGTGTGCAAGACGTGCTGATCGACCGCTTCAAGCTCATGGAGCGCTACGAATCCAAGCTCAAAACCGATGCCCGCACGACATTGGAGGGTGTCAGCAAGATCGCCAGCGGCAAAGACGGCCTCATCACCATTGACGTGGACGACAAAGACCCCGCTTTCGCTGCCCAACTGGCCAATGCCTATGTCGAAGAACTGGGCCGCCTCCTTGACCGCCTGGCCGTCACCGAAGCCCAGCAACGCCGCGTCTTCTTTGAAAAGCAGCTTACCAACGCCAAAGACAACCTGATCAAGGCCGAGCAGGCCCTGGGCGCCAGCGGTGTCAACAGCTCGGTCCTCAAGTCCACCGGCGCCGCCGTGGAGGCCGTTGCCCGCTTGCGGGCGCAAATCACCGGGCAAGAAGTCAAGCTCGCCTCCATGCGCGGCTACCTGACTGAATCCGCGCCGGACTTCAAACAGGCCCAAACCGAGCTGTCCGCCTTGCGCGGTCAACTGGCTCGCGCGGAGCAATCAGAGCCCGCCACCGACAGCGCAAGCAGCGACTACATCGCCAAATTCCGCGACTTCAAATACTATGAAACCCTGTTTGAGCTCTTTGCCAAACAGTATGAAATGGCCCGCATCGACGAAAGCCGTGAAGGCGCTGTGATTCAAGTGCTGGACGCCGCCCAGCCGCCCGAGCGCAAAAGCAAACCCAAAAAAGCGTTGATCGCCCTGATGACCACCCTGGCCGTCGGCTTTGCATTGCTGCTGTTCGTTTTCATCCGCCAAGCCCTGCGCGGTGCCGCCCAAACGCCTGAGTCGGCCGAGAAAATTGGCCGCCTGCGCCGCTCCTGGGCCAAGGCCCTGGGCAAAGCCAGCTAATTATTGATCTCCAGCAGCCATGACCCAACAACCCAAAATTTATGTCGCCGGCCACGGCGGCATGGTCGGCTCGGCCATCGTGCGCACCCTGCAACAGCAGGGTCAGACCAACATCGTTACCCGCACGCACGCCGAGCTGGACCTCACCAACCAGGCAGCCGTACAGGCATTTTTTGAAGAAGAAAAGCCAGATCAGGTCTATTTGGCCGCCGCCAAGGTGGGCGGTATCCACGCCAACAACACCTACCCGGCAGAGTTCATCTATCAAAACCTGATGATGGAGGCCCACATCATCCACAGCGCCTGGCGCAACGGCGTGCAAAAGCTGTTGTTTCTGGGTTCGAGCTGCATCTACCCCAAGCTTGCCGCCCAGCCCATGCGTGAAGATGCCTTGCTCACCGGCATGCTGGAGCCCACCAACGAGCCCTACGCCATCGCCAAGATTGCCGGCATCAAGCTCTGCGAGAGCTACAACCGCCAATACGGCCAGAGCCACGGCGTCGACTACCGCAGCGTCATGCCCACCAACCTCTACGGCCCCGGCGACAACTACCACCCTGAAAATAGCCACGTCATCCCCGCGCTGATCCGTCGCTTTCACGAAGCCAAGGTCAGCAAGGCCCCCACCGTCACCATCTGGGGCACCGGCACGCCGCGTCGTGAGTTTTTGTATGTGGACGACATGGCTGCTGCCAGCGTGCATGTGATGAATCTGGACCCAGCCATTTACAGCGCCCACACTCAGCCGACGCAAAGCCACATCAATGTCGGCTGCGGTTCAGACATCACCATCGCCCAACTTGCCCAGGCCGTCAGCCAGGCCGTGGGGTACCAAGGCAACATCGACTATGACCCCACCAAACCTGACGGCAGCCCGCGCAAGCTCATGGACAGCAGCCGCCTGAATGCACTCGGCTGGCGGGCCAAGGTGGCGTTGGAACAAGGTCTGATGCAAGCCTACCAGGACTTCCTGCAACACTAGCCCACCTGTTTCTGCCCCGTGGGGCCAGCTTCAGCCCGCTCAACTCAGCTACACTACGCAACCGTTCAAAACAAGAACGCTAGTCAGCCGCCGCCGTCACCAACCACCGTATTCGCCCAAGCAACAGTCACCGCATGACCGCCATCGCACCCTTCGCCGCAGCCAATGTAGATGCCGCCGCCGCAGACCAAGCCCTGCACCTGGAAATTCACTTTAAAGTGATGGGCCTGCTGCAGGCCAAGCCCGACATGAGCCAGCGCCAAATGGCCAAAGCGCTGGGCCTGAGCCTGGGCAAAACCAACTTCTGCGTGCAAGCCCTGCTGGCCAAGGGCTGGCTCAAGCTGCAAAACTTCTCAGGCAACGCCAACAAACAAGCCTACGCCTACCTGCTCACGCCCGAAGGCATCGCCAACAAGGCCCAGCTCACCACACGGTTTTTGCAACGCAAACAACAAGAATACGTCCTGCTCAAAGCCGAAATAGAAGCCCTGCAGCGCGAAGCCAGCTCTGCCCTACAGAGTCACCAATCCCAACCATGACCCAAAAAACCGCCCTCATCACAGGCATCACCGGCCAAGACGGAAGTTATTTAGCTGAGTTCCTGCTAGAAAAAGGCTACATCGTGCACGGCATCAAACGCCGGGCCAGCTCGTTCAACACCCAGCGCGTAGACCACATCTACCAGGACCCGCACGTCAACAACGCCCACTTCAAGCTGCACTACGGCGATCTGAGCGACACCAGCAACCTGGTGCGCATCGTGCAAGAAACACAACCTGACGAGATCTACAACCTGGGCGCGCAAAGCCACGTGGCTGTGAGCTTTGAGAGCCCCGAATACACCGCCGACGTGGATGGCATGGGTACCCTGCGTATTCTGGAGGCCATTCGCATCCTGGGCCTGGAGAAAAAAACCCGTTACTACCAGGCCTCTACCTCCGAGCTATATGGCCTGGTGCAAGAAACTCCGCAGCGCGAAACCACCCCCTTCTACCCGCGCAGCCCCTACGCCGTGGCCAAGTTATATGCCTACTGGATCACGGTCAACTACCGTGAGGCCTACGGCATGTATGCCTGCAACGGCATCATGTTCAACCACGAAAGCCCGCGCCGGGGTGAAACCTTCGTCACCCGCAAAATCACCCGCGGCCTGGCCAACATCAGCCAAGGCCTGGAAGACTGCCTCTTCATGGGCAACATCGACGCCCTGCGCGACTGGGGCCACGCCAAAGACTACGTTCGCATGCAATGGATGATGCTGCAGCAAGACAAGCCAGATGACTTTGTAATTGCCACCGGCGTGCAATACAGCGTGCGCTCCTTTCTGGAATGGACCGCCACCGCGCTGGGTATGCAGATCCGCTGGGAAGGCTCAGGCGTCGAGGAAGTAGGCTACGCAGTCGTCCCTGGCGCATCGCGTGAGGCGGCAATAGTCCGCATCGACCCTCGCTACTTCCGCCCCACCGAAGTCGAAACCCTGCTGGGCGACCCCACCAAAGCCAAACAAAAACTAGGCTGGGTGCCTGAGATCACCGCGCAAGAAATGTGCGCCGAAATGGTCGCCCATGATCTGGTTGAAGCGAAAAAGCACGCTTTGCTCAAGCAGAACGGCTACAGCGTCAATGTGTGTATTGAATAACATTGGGCTCTAGCCACCGTCCAATAAGCACAAGCAGCTACAAATAGAATAGCAATTTAACATGTCTCAACCTTTCATCCACACCCTGGCCGACGTCCATTCCACCACCATTGGTACCGGCACACGTATCTGGCAGTTCGTTGTGGCGCTGGCCGGTGCCAAGATCGGCCAAGACTGCAACGTCTGCTCGCACTGCCTGATTGAAAACGACGTCGTCATCGGCGACCGCGTTACCGTCAAGAGCGGCGTGCAGCTGTGGGACGGTTTGCGCGTGGGCGACGATGTTTTTATCGGTCCCAACGCGTCGTTTGCCAATGATCGGTTTCCGCGCAGCAAGATAACGCCTGAAAAGTTCCTGCAAACGGAGGTGGAAAAAGGTGCGTCGATAGGCGCGGGTGCAACCATCCTGCCAGGCATCACGATTGGCCGCAATGCCATGGTGGCCGCAGGTGCCGTGGTAACTCGCTCAGTGCCGCCAAACGCAATCGTCGTTGGCAACCCTGCCAAAATCGTCGGCTATGTTGACGCTGACCGAAACAAGGGGGATATCGGCGAAGGCCAGGCTGTTATTGTTGGTGCACAGGAAACTCAGGTTAGGGGCGTTTCACTGCATCGCATGCCTCGGGTTATTGATATTCGCGGCAGCCTGACGGTGGGTGAGTTTGATCGCAGC contains these protein-coding regions:
- a CDS encoding ribonuclease Z, which gives rise to MFDAVTGQPQLAAMRPIFRPALVNDPFGDPGLYVDFKFEKRALLFDLGDLTALPPKKLLRVSDVFVSHTHMDHFFGFDRLLRLCLGRNTSLRLYGPPGFAAQVEHKLAGYTWNLVENYPGDFFMDAWELDANWQARGTRLRCRNRFRAEPLAARHLPGGVLLDELAFRVRAAFLDHGTACLGFAVEEKIHVNVWRNRLAELGLAVGPWLKELKDAVLRNAPDATTVRACWRDGSGEHERVLSLGLLKAAVLRQVEGEKICYVTDVAFHPDNVQRITALAANAAQLFIECVFLDQDADHAARKHHLTARQAGSIARAAGAKLVIPFHFSPRYADREADLRREIEAAAAAT
- a CDS encoding Wzz/FepE/Etk N-terminal domain-containing protein, with translation MTPNIETVEEDDEISLLDLLQVVADNLRLLVLAPLTAGLLALGISFAIAPTFTATTKFMPPQQQQSAAASMLSSLGALGGLAGAATGLKNPADQYVAFLKSRSVQDVLIDRFKLMERYESKLKTDARTTLEGVSKIASGKDGLITIDVDDKDPAFAAQLANAYVEELGRLLDRLAVTEAQQRRVFFEKQLTNAKDNLIKAEQALGASGVNSSVLKSTGAAVEAVARLRAQITGQEVKLASMRGYLTESAPDFKQAQTELSALRGQLARAEQSEPATDSASSDYIAKFRDFKYYETLFELFAKQYEMARIDESREGAVIQVLDAAQPPERKSKPKKALIALMTTLAVGFALLLFVFIRQALRGAAQTPESAEKIGRLRRSWAKALGKAS
- the fcl gene encoding GDP-L-fucose synthase, with protein sequence MTQQPKIYVAGHGGMVGSAIVRTLQQQGQTNIVTRTHAELDLTNQAAVQAFFEEEKPDQVYLAAAKVGGIHANNTYPAEFIYQNLMMEAHIIHSAWRNGVQKLLFLGSSCIYPKLAAQPMREDALLTGMLEPTNEPYAIAKIAGIKLCESYNRQYGQSHGVDYRSVMPTNLYGPGDNYHPENSHVIPALIRRFHEAKVSKAPTVTIWGTGTPRREFLYVDDMAAASVHVMNLDPAIYSAHTQPTQSHINVGCGSDITIAQLAQAVSQAVGYQGNIDYDPTKPDGSPRKLMDSSRLNALGWRAKVALEQGLMQAYQDFLQH
- a CDS encoding MarR family EPS-associated transcriptional regulator, with protein sequence MTAIAPFAAANVDAAAADQALHLEIHFKVMGLLQAKPDMSQRQMAKALGLSLGKTNFCVQALLAKGWLKLQNFSGNANKQAYAYLLTPEGIANKAQLTTRFLQRKQQEYVLLKAEIEALQREASSALQSHQSQP
- the gmd gene encoding GDP-mannose 4,6-dehydratase — protein: MTQKTALITGITGQDGSYLAEFLLEKGYIVHGIKRRASSFNTQRVDHIYQDPHVNNAHFKLHYGDLSDTSNLVRIVQETQPDEIYNLGAQSHVAVSFESPEYTADVDGMGTLRILEAIRILGLEKKTRYYQASTSELYGLVQETPQRETTPFYPRSPYAVAKLYAYWITVNYREAYGMYACNGIMFNHESPRRGETFVTRKITRGLANISQGLEDCLFMGNIDALRDWGHAKDYVRMQWMMLQQDKPDDFVIATGVQYSVRSFLEWTATALGMQIRWEGSGVEEVGYAVVPGASREAAIVRIDPRYFRPTEVETLLGDPTKAKQKLGWVPEITAQEMCAEMVAHDLVEAKKHALLKQNGYSVNVCIE
- a CDS encoding WxcM-like domain-containing protein, producing MSQPFIHTLADVHSTTIGTGTRIWQFVVALAGAKIGQDCNVCSHCLIENDVVIGDRVTVKSGVQLWDGLRVGDDVFIGPNASFANDRFPRSKITPEKFLQTEVEKGASIGAGATILPGITIGRNAMVAAGAVVTRSVPPNAIVVGNPAKIVGYVDADRNKGDIGEGQAVIVGAQETQVRGVSLHRMPRVIDIRGSLTVGEFDRSIPFAVKRYFMVFDVPSMETRGEHAHRVCHQFLICVRGCCAVVADDGTHRQEFLLDRPDVGIHLPPMVWGIQYKYSADAVLLVYASHYYDNADYIRNYSEFRQLVGASA